The following proteins are co-located in the Camelina sativa cultivar DH55 chromosome 12, Cs, whole genome shotgun sequence genome:
- the LOC104732472 gene encoding putative F-box protein At2g19630, with product MKSRRQNISRRNTRSMTFVNGRGNTLPISIELVMEIFSWLPAKSIARCRCVSKLWNAVLRRPDFTELYLTRSYSDRPQLLFAFRDEKENGFVFFSLQHPQNPVENSSFAVATSRFTHSLKLYDIVGISNGFVLLRGIKRNPPGVLSLLFNPSTGQSLLLPEVKPVVKPDCYMIGLTKFMGYDPVKKQFKVLSANMSGVCGDYERYDEFQVLTLGIGKPSWRMVECCLPHYPKSGGICINGVFYYLGAADRGFDQSIMVVCIDLTSEKFSFLNFSGPMQGATTLINYNGKLGSLMSKYFYGRDTSFELWVLDDLEKKEWSKHVFVLYPPVWQHAVEGATLRFFGVVGTNEFVFVPAFLYKPFYVFYYNVEKNTVVRVGVRGMKGFYGDSVDDFSNHVENVELIRAF from the coding sequence ATGAAATCACGGCGTCAGAACATTTCTCGGCGCAATACGCGATCGATGACCTTTGTAAATGGAAGAGGAAACACGTTGCCGATCTCAATCGAACTCGTGATGGAGATATTCTCGTGGCTGCCGGCGAAATCTATAGCGAGATGTCGTTGCGTGTCGAAGCTCTGGAACGCCGTACTACGCCGCCCAGATTTCACGGAGCTGTACTTGACCAGATCTTATTCTGACCGCCCGCAGCTCTTGTTCGCCTTCCGCGACGAAAAGGAAAATgggttcgtcttcttctccttacaGCATCCTCAAAACCCTGTTGAGAACTCGTCCTTTGCTGTAGCCACCAGTCGTTTTACCCATTCCCTCAAATTATATGATATCGTTGGTATTAGTAACGGCTTCGTCCTTCTTAGAGGTATCAAGAGAAATCCTCCAGGAGTGTTGTCGTTGCTATTCAACCCCAGCACCGGAcaatcgttacttttaccggaAGTGAAACCGGTAGTGAAGCCCGATTGCTATATGATTGGGCTGACTAAGTTTATGGGGTATGATCCAGTTAAGAAACAGTTCAAGGTATTGTCCGCTAACATGTCAGGTGTATGCGGAGATTATGAAAGATATGACGAGTTTCAAGTTCTGACACTAGGAATTGGGAAACCATCATGGAGAATGGTCGAATGTTGCTTACCCCATTATCCCAAATCTGGagggatatgcatcaatggtgtTTTCTACTATCTAGGTGCGGCCGACAGGGGTTTTGATCAATCAATAATGGTAGTTTGTATTGATTTAACTTCTGAGAAGTTCAGCTTTCTGAACTTCAGTGGACCGATGCAAGGTGCAACTACTCTGATAAATTACAATGGGAAACTAGGTTCCCTTAtgtctaaatatttttatgggAGAGATACAAGTTTTGAGTTGTGGGTTCTCGACGACTTGGAAAAAAAGGAATGGTCCAAGcatgtttttgtattatatCCTCCTGTTTGGCAGCATGCAGTTGAGGGGGCCACATTACGCTTTTTCGGAGTGGTTGGTACAAATGAATTTGTGTTTGTGCCGGCATTTCTGTATAAGCCTTTCTATGTTTTCTACTACAATGTTGAGAAGAACACTGTCGTAAGAGTTGGAGTTAGAGGAATGAAAGGGTTTTATGGTGATAGTGTTGACGACTTTTCAAACCATGTGGAGAATGTGGAGCTTATTCGAGCATTTTAG